In one Asterias amurensis chromosome 9, ASM3211899v1 genomic region, the following are encoded:
- the LOC139941954 gene encoding BOS complex subunit ncln-like, translating into MWVEEFGEVFDMFKSSWPLTWLFLVPVLIMISPVHAAHEFSAYRMQQFDLHGTQFGCRNALVNMEARPINTPVLTRRCIITKLADLTAVRYRDMMEQSAGGLLILIPKELSTLPQEVIKHWLELEPQMMEQETTMPVYFAHEDEDLLEILDEVQRAGGSDQAGTAAEALLGAVYANGFQMVVSGPQAKPIKDAPIISLQGKLTGKGVEDQLPTIAIVAHYDTFGIVPYLSFGADSNGSGVAALLELSRLLSKLYSNSRTHAKYNFLFLLSGGGKYSYQGTKRWIEDSLESTESSLLSDVSFVLCLDSIAATDNLFLHVSKPPKEGSISHQIFKEMETVSNNLYPHVNFSMIHKKINLADDLLAWEHERFSMRRLPAASLSHMKTHKDEYRTSMLDDRSRVDVDVLARNVKVLAEALGRHIYGISKNSIDQQPEIFVDGMGINKDFLGSWVNFLSSNPRPAQLMVSKDQPVLVTMEKTLSKHLNNEVKMVSIKADKREPEFVFYDGMKFTMYAYNVKPAVFDLFLAAAIAGYLGIIYLAVQHFSTLLALVKKYSSPAPTKES; encoded by the exons ATGTGGGTGGAAGAATTTGGAGAGGTGTTTGACATGTTTAAGAGTAGTTGGCCGCTAACTTGGCTCTTTCTCGTACCGGTGCTGATCATGATTTCACCGGTTCACGCAGCCCACGAATTCAGCGCATATCGTATGCAGCAGTTTGATTTGCACGGGACACAATTCG GCTGTCGTAATGCCCTTGTGAACATGGAAGCAAGGCCTATCAACACCCCTGTGTTAACAAGACGTTGCATCATCACAAAACTGGCAGATCTAACTGCCGTTAGATACAGGGATATGATGGAACAATCAGCTGGTGGTCTACTCATATTAATACCCAAGGAGCTTAGTACCTTACCACAGGAAGTTATCAAG CATTGGTTAGAGTTAGAACCACAGATGATGGAGCAGGAGACGACGATGCCTGTATATTTCGCTCACGAAGATGAGGATCTTCTTGAAATCCTTGACGAAGTCCAGAGGGCTGGCGGCTCTGACCAAGCCGGTACTGCTGCAGAAG CTTTACTTGGTGCAGTGTATGCCAATGGCTTCCAGATGGTTGTGAGTGGACCCCAAGCTAAGCCAATCAAGGATGCACCCATCATCAGCTTGCAG GGCAAGCTGACAGGCAAGGGTGTAGAGGACCAGCTCCCCACCATTGCAATAGTCGCTCACTATGATACCTTCGGAATAGTTCCA TATttatctttcggagctgattCCAACGGTAGCGGGGTAGCAGCACTGCTTGAGCTCAGCCGGCTTTTATCTAAGCTCTACTCCAACTCAAGAACTCATGCAAA ATATAATTTCCTGTTCCTTTTATCTGGAGGTGGTAAATACAGCTACCAAGGCACTAAGAGGTGGATTGAGGATAGCTTGGAGAGTACAG AATCTTCACTGTTGAGTGATGTCTCCTTCGTGCTGTGTTTAGACAGCATTGCAGCAACGGACAACTTATTTTTGCATGTTTCAAAACCACCTAAAGAAGGATCAATCTCACATCAAATCTTCAAG gAAATGGAGACGGTCTCCAACAACCTGTACCCACATGTCAACTTCAGTATGATACACAAGAAGATCAACTTGGCTGATGACTTACTAGCGTGGGAGCATGAGAGATTTAGCATGCGTAGACTGCCAGCAGCAAGTCTCTCGCATATGAAAACGCACAAGGACGAGTATAGGACTTCCATGTTGGATGATAG GTCAAGAGTGGATGTTGACGTTTTAGCACGTAACGTCAAAGTACTAGCAGAAGCATTAGGGAGACACATCTATGGTATTAGCAAAAACAGCATAGATCAACAGCCGGAGATCTTTGTAGATGGAATG GGTATAAATAAAGACTTCCTCGGGTCATGGGTCAACTTCTTATCGTCTAATCCTCGTCCAGCACAACTCATGGTGTCTAAAGACCAGCCAGTCTTAGTCACAATGGAGAAGACATTGTCTAAACATCTCAATAATGAGGTCAAGATGGTATCCATTAAGGCAGATAAGAG AGAGCCTGAATTTGTCTTCTACGATGGTATGAAATTCACCATGTATGCCTACAA TGTGAAGCCAGCTGTATTTGATCTCTTTCTGGCAGCAGCTATTGCTGGATACCTAGGAATCATTTATCTTGCGGTGCAG CACTTTTCAACCCTTTTGGCCTTAGTAAAAAAGTACTCATCACCAGCCCCCACCAAGGAGTCCTGA